GGCCAACCTGCCTTCGCCGATGCCCGGAACGTCGAGCAGATCCTCCATCGTCATGAAACGGCCGTGGGATTCCCGGTAAGCGACGATGCGCAACGCCAGAACCTCCCCCACCCCGGGGATGCCCGTGAGGGCCTCATGATCCGCCCGGTTCAGATCGACCGGATAGCCCGATCCCGCGCCGGACCCGAGCGAGAGCCCCGCGCCCCGATCATCGCGGGCCCAGGGGATATCGAGGTGCATACCGTCCGTTACCGGCGCAGCCAGGTTCACCACGCGAAGCTCAGAGCCCGGCAGCGCGCCACCCACCCCCGCGATCGCATCGGCGACCCGGCTTCCTTCCGGTAACACCACCAAGCCGGGCGCCGCAACCGCACCCGAGACATGAACGGTTGCCACAGGCGGAGCGGCGCCGACCTCCGACACGGGTACTGCGGCTACCTCCGGGGAGGGTGGGGACTCCGGCGGAGGGGCCGTGGGCCGGTTCCAGAGGGCGAAACCGATCACGACCACCAGCGCGCCGCCGAGGGCCAGGTAGGCGCCCCGGCGCGATACCGGCACGCCCGGTGCCGCAGCCGGTACGCCGCTACCGGACGGCGTCTCCGACATGGCAGCCTCCTTCATCCACGACGCCGCTGTACTTGTACCGGCAAAGAATGTGATTGAGAAGCCCCCTGTGGTCTCGGGGGCGGTGGGGATCGGGGAGAGTACGAGCCGGTGGCGATTACCCTCCGAACAGCCACATGGCAGGTGTCCCGTGCTCGAACTTGACGGCTTGACCAAGCGCTATGGCGACGTGGTCGCCCTGGACGACTGCGGTTTCTCGGTCAGGCCCGGGCGGATCGTCGGCTTCCTGGGACCCAACGGCGCCGGCAAGACCAGTGCCATGCGCGCCGTGTTCGGCCTGCTGCGCCTCGATGGGGGCACCGTGACCTGGATGGGTCGACCCGTCACCCATGACGCCCGCCGGCAGTTCGGATACATGCCGGAGATGCGCGGCCTCTACCCCCGCATGCCGGTGCGCCGCCAAGTGATCTACTTCGCCCGGCTCCACGGGCTCGACAAGACAACCGCCGCGCGCGCCGCCGACCGGTGGATCGCCCGGATCGGGCTAGAAGAACGCGCAGACTCCCGGGTAGACGACCTCTCGCACGGAAACCAGCAACGGGTGCAGCTCGTGACCGCGCTGGTACACGGTCCCGAACTCCTGGTCCTGGATGAACCCTTCAGCGGTCTCGATCCGCTGGGCGTGGAGGAGATGTCCCGGATACTGCAGGAGAGGGCGGAACAAGGATCGGCGGTGCTCTTCTCGAGCCATCAGCTTGATCTTGTGGAGCACCTGTGCGATGACGTCGCCATCATCAACCAGGGCCGCGTGGCCCTGTCCGGCCCGGTCAGGACGCTGAAGGACCGAGCGACTCACCGGCGAGTCGAGGTGGATCTGGACTCGTGGACGGCCCTCACCCCCGCCATTCCCGGTGTCCGGCTGATGGAATCGAGAGGCAATCGTCACGTCCTCAGGGTGCCTGCGAAGATCGGCATGGACGAGATAATGACTGCGCTTTCGGACGGCCGGACGATCAGGGAGTTCTCCTACGGTCCGCCCACCCTGTCGGACCTCTTCAGGGAAGCGGTCGCATCGTGACCACCTACCGGGCGATCGGCCTCGTGATGTGGCGCGAACTCCTGGAGCGCGGCCTGAGCAAGTCCTACGCGCTGAGCTGGCTCTTTCTGGCCATACTTGTCGGGGCGGGTATAGCCATCCCGGGGTTCTTCGGAGATGACGGATCGGTCCGCACCTACCGGGTCGCCACCGTCGGCGCCGAGAACGCGGGCCAGGGAAAGCTCGCGAGGTTGAGGGCGCCGGGAGAGCCGGGCTCCTACCGGATCGATCTCACCAAGTCCACGGACAGCGACGCGGCGGCCGCGGCCGTGGCGGCCGGATCGGTGGATGCGGCCCTGGTCGGGGGCGGCAATGTAGAGGTACTGGTCAGCAGGGACACGCCCTCCGAGCTCGAGTC
The bacterium genome window above contains:
- a CDS encoding helix-hairpin-helix domain-containing protein, which codes for MSETPSGSGVPAAAPGVPVSRRGAYLALGGALVVVIGFALWNRPTAPPPESPPSPEVAAVPVSEVGAAPPVATVHVSGAVAAPGLVVLPEGSRVADAIAGVGGALPGSELRVVNLAAPVTDGMHLDIPWARDDRGAGLSLGSGAGSGYPVDLNRADHEALTGIPGVGEVLALRIVAYRESHGRFMTMEDLLDVPGIGEGRLAGMRDYVEVRR
- a CDS encoding ATP-binding cassette domain-containing protein — protein: MLELDGLTKRYGDVVALDDCGFSVRPGRIVGFLGPNGAGKTSAMRAVFGLLRLDGGTVTWMGRPVTHDARRQFGYMPEMRGLYPRMPVRRQVIYFARLHGLDKTTAARAADRWIARIGLEERADSRVDDLSHGNQQRVQLVTALVHGPELLVLDEPFSGLDPLGVEEMSRILQERAEQGSAVLFSSHQLDLVEHLCDDVAIINQGRVALSGPVRTLKDRATHRRVEVDLDSWTALTPAIPGVRLMESRGNRHVLRVPAKIGMDEIMTALSDGRTIREFSYGPPTLSDLFREAVAS